Proteins encoded by one window of Saprospiraceae bacterium:
- a CDS encoding C1 family peptidase has protein sequence MSLHKTSLAVLFLLFTQLSYSQSPFGLILENERYDTVPMASEVPLSRGTSKSLRLWAPSPSDQGATPSCAGHAIAHALSICFVVDAPEPTTNPHEVQQQRLSASFIYNQIKVGPGRGDGASLLNGFRLAKAIGDCYERDFPNNTSPEVKPSTEHFRSAADFRIQSFGKLDNGNIDTMVFQNRIKGQLEDASPVVIGLDVPLNWKLTAATYWDQEDLAGHAMVIIGFNDLKGEFELMNSFGPDWADNGFISLRYELVMKHLHYAYVATLR, from the coding sequence ATGAGTCTCCACAAAACATCCCTCGCTGTTTTATTCCTATTGTTCACCCAGCTATCTTATAGTCAATCACCATTCGGTTTGATACTAGAGAATGAGCGCTACGATACGGTACCGATGGCTAGTGAGGTACCCCTTTCTAGGGGAACCAGCAAAAGCCTGAGGCTATGGGCGCCTAGTCCGAGCGATCAGGGGGCTACGCCTTCCTGTGCAGGGCATGCGATTGCCCATGCCTTAAGCATTTGCTTCGTTGTTGATGCCCCTGAGCCGACTACCAATCCTCATGAAGTACAACAGCAGCGCTTGTCGGCTTCCTTTATCTATAATCAAATTAAAGTGGGTCCTGGCCGGGGGGATGGGGCTAGCCTCTTGAACGGTTTTCGGCTGGCGAAGGCTATTGGGGATTGCTATGAGAGGGATTTCCCTAATAACACTTCTCCTGAGGTTAAACCCTCTACTGAACATTTTCGATCTGCTGCTGATTTTCGTATTCAATCCTTTGGAAAGTTAGATAACGGAAATATCGATACTATGGTCTTCCAAAACCGTATCAAAGGGCAACTGGAAGATGCTTCGCCGGTGGTAATCGGTCTCGATGTTCCCCTCAATTGGAAACTAACTGCTGCCACATATTGGGATCAGGAGGATTTGGCAGGCCATGCTATGGTCATCATTGGCTTCAATGACTTGAAAGGGGAGTTTGAATTGATGAATAGCTTTGGGCCCGACTGGGCTGATAATGGCTTTATCTCCTTGCGGTATGAACTGGTCATGAAGCACTTGCACTATGCCTATGTAGCAACACTACGTTGA
- a CDS encoding CHAT domain-containing protein, whose amino-acid sequence MTTLPPPFATVLTYLFLTTFTLAGQSWQSLDSLGAKNYGDRKYEEALTFATEAIESYQQQVGVEDTVYVDLLSSRAEVLGRLEMYKEQFAQYQEVIEVLNSFLGESISDYYPYSTYLLGMAQNRQRFSDYRQAQQLYQESLQIRSRIMGDSSLHAAVCINNLGVNYFYLQKIDSSIFYLKKAAAIWKRESDGPGDIRYAACIRNIGAIYNNRGKYNKALPYLQESLELTALTDSMGRDYIDALEKVGSVYERMGRYEEAETYYRKMLMKAEIFYGAKHSKLAELQGLAADLNSAMGREDKAILLRKSSLEVMGKVYGTDQPQYAIQAFKLGGLYLDFRDYERAKEWLDKARSIYEAKQDTLNPYFSSVVGDLGLYYKYTKKYQEAIPFFKRQIELLQRNNLDTSSTMAIALHNLANLYIDLMKYDEAEAAQARGIGIREHLFGAHHSSYFEDLHTLAVIDYRRKDLTAALDKFERVVAGYRERIGTSGAYNVYVRGLGSLYCSFERYQEALPFFEEYIRATQVNINRNFDVLSEAGRAKFVRSISRELTIFSSELYELYNNVPAAAGLLYDVSLLLKGLLMDSNRAFIQEITASKDASLKANYSEWLRLKRILNKRYERPLEKRAGLDSLERRLEQLDEDLTQATRVPYPFQRTTSWREVQSVLRDEEVAVEFLHFQFYRDEQWSDSIIYCALLNRKDWASPKMVPLFEEKDLETLLLRPFPSQKKKIKSLYSKRLYDLLWKPIEQLIEAPTKIYYAPAGLLHRLTFAAIPDSKGNPLMENYQLQYISSGRNLLKNRGLKPQRPTSARIYGGVDYGAGKVDGKRGVRGRKKKKRRRSRKRVTRGAGWGHLPNSLLELNRLAQLFQANAIETTTLQGLVATEESFHGMGAAGNAPHILHLATHGFSFSEEIQDENPIIDKSNYFQHAADPLLRSGLVLAGANRVWLNTDSIPENENGILTAREISNSNLQNTVLVVLSACETALGDIIGTEGVFGLQRTFRMAGADYLIATLWTISDSHHTVEFMEHFYRLWLAEEMTIHEAFHKAQSALQEKYPHPYYWAGFVLIE is encoded by the coding sequence ACCTTACCACCTCCATTTGCCACGGTGCTGACATATTTATTTCTGACCACGTTCACTCTTGCGGGCCAAAGCTGGCAAAGCTTGGATAGCCTAGGCGCCAAGAATTATGGGGATCGTAAGTACGAGGAAGCTCTGACTTTTGCTACTGAAGCCATCGAAAGCTATCAGCAGCAGGTGGGGGTAGAGGATACGGTTTATGTAGATCTGCTTTCGAGCAGAGCGGAAGTCTTGGGCAGACTGGAGATGTACAAAGAACAGTTTGCGCAGTATCAGGAAGTTATTGAGGTGTTGAATAGCTTTCTGGGAGAATCTATTTCTGACTATTATCCGTACTCTACCTACTTATTGGGTATGGCCCAAAATCGACAGCGCTTCAGTGATTATCGCCAAGCACAGCAACTCTATCAGGAGTCCTTGCAAATCCGTAGCCGGATTATGGGGGATTCTAGCCTCCATGCTGCGGTTTGTATCAATAATCTGGGCGTCAACTATTTTTATTTGCAAAAGATTGATTCTTCTATTTTCTACTTGAAGAAAGCAGCAGCGATCTGGAAGCGGGAAAGCGATGGCCCCGGGGATATTAGATATGCCGCTTGTATTCGGAATATTGGGGCGATCTATAACAACCGAGGAAAATACAACAAGGCTTTGCCCTATTTGCAGGAAAGTTTGGAGCTCACTGCCCTTACGGACTCTATGGGTAGGGATTATATTGATGCCCTGGAAAAGGTGGGTTCCGTGTATGAGCGGATGGGGAGATATGAGGAGGCAGAAACCTATTATCGGAAGATGTTAATGAAGGCCGAGATATTTTATGGAGCGAAGCACTCTAAACTCGCTGAACTGCAAGGGCTGGCCGCGGATCTGAATTCTGCCATGGGACGCGAGGATAAGGCCATCTTGCTGAGGAAGTCTAGTTTGGAAGTAATGGGTAAGGTATATGGTACGGATCAACCGCAGTATGCTATCCAGGCTTTTAAATTGGGAGGACTATATCTGGATTTTAGAGACTATGAACGGGCCAAGGAATGGTTAGATAAGGCGCGTTCGATCTATGAGGCAAAGCAGGATACCCTCAATCCGTATTTTTCTAGTGTGGTTGGGGATTTGGGACTGTATTATAAGTACACAAAGAAATACCAAGAGGCTATCCCCTTTTTCAAGAGACAGATTGAGTTGCTCCAACGTAACAATTTGGATACTTCTTCTACGATGGCCATCGCGCTGCATAATTTGGCCAACCTCTATATCGATTTGATGAAGTATGATGAGGCAGAAGCTGCACAGGCTCGAGGCATTGGCATCCGGGAACACCTCTTTGGTGCCCATCATTCAAGCTACTTCGAAGACCTCCATACTTTGGCGGTCATAGACTACCGGAGGAAGGATTTGACTGCTGCACTGGATAAATTTGAAAGAGTAGTTGCGGGTTACCGGGAACGTATTGGTACTTCTGGCGCGTATAATGTTTATGTGAGAGGGCTGGGTTCTCTGTATTGTAGTTTCGAGCGTTATCAGGAGGCGCTGCCCTTTTTTGAGGAGTATATTAGGGCGACACAAGTAAATATCAATCGAAACTTCGATGTCTTGAGTGAGGCTGGTCGTGCCAAATTTGTGCGTTCCATCAGCCGAGAATTGACGATTTTTTCGTCGGAGCTCTATGAGTTGTATAATAACGTGCCTGCCGCGGCTGGATTGCTCTATGATGTTTCCTTGTTGCTGAAAGGCCTACTGATGGATAGCAATCGCGCATTTATTCAGGAGATTACGGCTTCGAAAGATGCTAGCCTTAAAGCAAATTATTCGGAATGGCTGCGGCTTAAGAGAATACTGAACAAACGCTATGAGCGCCCGCTTGAAAAGCGGGCAGGTCTGGATAGCCTGGAAAGACGACTGGAGCAGCTAGATGAAGATCTTACGCAAGCTACCCGGGTTCCATACCCCTTTCAACGGACTACTAGCTGGCGAGAGGTCCAGTCGGTACTGCGAGATGAGGAAGTTGCCGTCGAATTCCTGCATTTTCAATTCTATCGAGATGAGCAATGGTCTGATAGTATCATTTACTGCGCCTTGCTCAACAGAAAGGACTGGGCCTCCCCGAAAATGGTGCCGCTTTTTGAGGAAAAGGATCTAGAGACCTTGTTGCTTCGGCCTTTTCCTAGCCAAAAGAAGAAGATCAAATCGCTCTACTCAAAGCGTTTGTATGATTTGCTTTGGAAACCGATAGAACAGCTTATCGAGGCGCCGACTAAGATTTATTATGCGCCTGCTGGATTGCTGCATCGCCTTACCTTTGCGGCTATTCCTGATTCGAAGGGGAATCCATTGATGGAAAACTACCAGCTACAATACATCAGTAGTGGTAGGAATTTATTAAAGAATAGAGGCTTGAAGCCTCAAAGGCCGACTTCTGCTAGAATCTACGGTGGGGTGGACTATGGTGCAGGAAAAGTAGATGGCAAACGTGGTGTTCGAGGCCGAAAAAAGAAGAAACGAAGAAGATCTCGAAAGCGTGTTACGCGTGGGGCTGGTTGGGGACATCTTCCCAATTCTTTGCTTGAGTTGAATCGACTTGCACAGCTTTTTCAGGCCAATGCTATTGAAACGACTACTTTGCAGGGCTTAGTGGCTACGGAAGAATCCTTTCATGGGATGGGGGCTGCTGGGAATGCTCCGCATATCTTGCACTTGGCTACGCACGGCTTTTCGTTCTCTGAAGAGATCCAAGATGAGAATCCAATCATTGATAAATCTAACTATTTTCAGCATGCGGCTGATCCTTTGCTGCGCTCGGGATTGGTACTGGCAGGTGCAAACCGGGTTTGGTTGAATACGGATTCTATTCCGGAAAATGAAAATGGTATTCTTACTGCTCGCGAAATTTCTAACAGTAATCTGCAAAATACTGTGTTGGTAGTTTTGTCTGCTTGCGAAACGGCCTTGGGGGATATCATCGGCACGGAAGGGGTGTTTGGTTTGCAAAGAACCTTTAGAATGGCTGGTGCTGACTACCTGATTGCTACGCTTTGGACGATTTCCGATAGTCATCATACGGTAGAGTTTATGGAACATTTTTACCGTTTGTGGCTTGCTGAAGAAATGACTATCCATGAGGCCTTCCATAAGGCTCAATCGGCTTTGCAAGAAAAATATCCGCATCCCTACTACTGGGCGGGCTTTGTACTGATCGAGTGA